In Sulfuricurvum sp., one DNA window encodes the following:
- a CDS encoding TolC family protein, protein MIKVALALSVIAALSYAESVEALIQQALQNNPTLIGAQSRLQQSRYQKEISKNFDNPTLLLQVNDIQTRDITNRSIEPMQFEGITLQQKVPFAGKRDLRYEDAQAQEVYAGLSLSQSRALLSSEIKKEAYRVWQIGEEERIYRNFETIVRQNGELYTALNSAAAGRHMGIMSSQMDLSQIKIIQADLAQEKERSYANLSQLCAKRVEKVDVDLNMGQIEPIESYEKSLENNFGYRAKDAQLKSAGVQLRQSQLDAYPDVTVQAGYSRRESFYDFWNVGINIPLPIYGTESVKEQINREKVLERSRDKEAAYLQLKSTLRQKYAEMRKASEVWKVIHDESLPQLNHMFELSEASIRNGEDLFRFTELLKQKLQLELQLSRSVAAFYRAQAELDLLVGKES, encoded by the coding sequence ATGATCAAAGTTGCACTTGCACTGTCGGTTATCGCGGCACTAAGCTACGCTGAGAGTGTAGAAGCCCTAATACAGCAGGCATTGCAAAATAATCCCACCCTTATCGGCGCGCAATCACGGCTCCAGCAGAGCCGATATCAAAAAGAGATATCGAAAAATTTTGACAACCCCACTTTGTTGCTGCAGGTCAATGATATCCAGACGCGGGACATCACCAACCGCTCGATTGAACCGATGCAGTTCGAGGGAATCACATTGCAGCAGAAAGTCCCGTTTGCCGGGAAAAGGGATCTGCGGTATGAGGATGCGCAGGCGCAGGAAGTGTATGCGGGATTATCCCTGAGCCAATCTCGTGCGCTCCTCTCTAGCGAGATCAAAAAAGAGGCTTATCGTGTGTGGCAGATTGGCGAAGAGGAGCGGATTTACCGTAATTTCGAGACGATCGTCCGTCAAAACGGTGAACTCTATACCGCACTTAACTCCGCCGCTGCAGGGCGGCACATGGGGATCATGTCGTCTCAGATGGATCTTTCCCAGATCAAAATTATCCAGGCCGATTTGGCTCAGGAAAAAGAGCGCTCGTATGCGAATCTCTCGCAGCTGTGTGCAAAACGGGTTGAAAAGGTAGACGTGGATTTGAACATGGGACAGATTGAGCCGATCGAGTCGTATGAAAAATCTCTGGAAAACAATTTCGGCTACCGTGCCAAAGATGCGCAGCTCAAATCGGCAGGGGTACAGCTGCGCCAGTCACAGCTCGATGCCTATCCCGATGTAACGGTGCAGGCGGGATACAGCCGCCGGGAATCGTTTTACGATTTCTGGAATGTCGGTATCAATATACCCCTCCCCATATACGGTACGGAGTCGGTGAAAGAGCAAATCAATCGGGAAAAAGTATTGGAGCGCAGCCGTGACAAAGAGGCGGCGTATTTGCAGCTGAAATCCACGTTGCGTCAAAAATATGCGGAGATGCGCAAGGCATCCGAAGTATGGAAAGTGATCCATGATGAGAGCCTTCCGCAGCTCAATCATATGTTCGAACTCTCCGAAGCCTCGATCCGCAACGGCGAGGATCTGTTCCGTTTTACGGAGTTGCTCAAACAAAAACTGCAGCTTGAACTGCAACTTTCACGCTCCGTTGCGGCATTCTACCGCGCTCAGGCGGAACTTGATCTATTGGTAGGGAAAGAGTCATGA
- a CDS encoding FixH family protein yields MKFKLILTSMLFASLAFGAAWEQSTSVQNIKAVVSSDKALIVGSNPVMITLNQQNMPLDNAGVEVKAFMPAMPGMPAMESKGKAVAQGHGVYKTSVNLDMGGTWQFHIFVTTKEGKKYRLKTSLSL; encoded by the coding sequence ATGAAATTCAAATTAATTCTTACCTCTATGTTATTTGCTTCGTTGGCATTCGGTGCGGCGTGGGAACAAAGTACTTCAGTGCAAAATATCAAAGCGGTTGTCAGTTCCGACAAGGCGCTGATCGTCGGAAGCAATCCTGTCATGATTACCTTGAATCAGCAAAATATGCCGCTTGATAATGCCGGAGTAGAAGTCAAAGCGTTTATGCCGGCAATGCCGGGAATGCCGGCTATGGAATCCAAAGGCAAAGCGGTTGCGCAAGGGCATGGTGTCTATAAAACATCGGTGAATCTGGATATGGGCGGAACATGGCAGTTTCATATCTTCGTAACTACGAAAGAGGGAAAAAAATACCGTCTTAAAACCTCGTTGAGCCTCTAG
- a CDS encoding TIGR01621 family pseudouridine synthase, with amino-acid sequence MEAIRIVFDNPAFIIAHKSAGVNFHSEEEAGFVVQVSQQLGIPLFPVHRLDKMTSGLVILAKTSETAAQFGKMFENREVEKYYLAISMRKPKKKMGWIKGDMSSARRGDYKLLTTMDNPAITQFISCALRTHERFFLIKPHTGKTHQIRVALKSLGSPIAGDERYAACDDARKEERGYLHAYALRFTLNGETFEFIAPPDEGERFLSNECKKQLEFWNQPRELF; translated from the coding sequence TTGGAAGCTATCCGCATTGTGTTTGACAACCCCGCATTCATCATCGCCCACAAAAGTGCAGGCGTAAACTTCCACTCCGAGGAAGAAGCGGGATTTGTCGTCCAAGTCAGCCAACAGCTCGGCATCCCTCTCTTCCCCGTCCATCGCCTCGACAAGATGACCTCAGGATTGGTGATCCTCGCCAAAACAAGCGAAACGGCGGCACAGTTTGGAAAGATGTTTGAAAACAGAGAGGTCGAAAAATACTATCTCGCGATCAGCATGCGCAAACCGAAGAAAAAAATGGGGTGGATCAAAGGGGATATGAGCAGTGCCAGACGGGGAGATTACAAACTCCTCACCACGATGGACAATCCCGCCATCACCCAGTTTATCAGTTGCGCTCTGCGAACCCATGAGCGGTTTTTCCTCATCAAACCGCATACAGGAAAGACCCATCAGATCCGTGTCGCCCTCAAATCCCTCGGTTCCCCTATCGCGGGGGATGAGCGTTACGCGGCATGCGACGATGCGCGCAAAGAGGAACGGGGATATCTGCACGCTTATGCCCTACGCTTTACTCTAAATGGTGAAACATTTGAGTTTATTGCCCCGCCCGATGAGGGGGAACGGTTCCTCAGCAATGAGTGCAAAAAACAGCTCGAATTCTGGAATCAACCACGGGAGCTATTTTGA
- a CDS encoding methyltransferase domain-containing protein has translation MKIFTTEPMTDILSWAHNTLKENNTLTFEVLNPDFGRGHYAGETITIGGTDYLYRSYKAWSDLGELLFCRMLTPKTVTEHTVAITYEKLDLSDSFHASEAKEEKYGTASRFAAIHKNEEPAFLSAYLRALRSVKVGERKRILNLGINTGDEFDLIRTLLPHEEYMNLSLIGIDHSDSAITVARERFNEGNAAFYVHDINDLASLHLGRFDLIITIGTLQSSTLEFKSLFASLVQEYLNKEGAIILGFPNCRWMGGEMIYGAKAPNYPYSEMSILVKDIYYCKKYLQQKKFRVTVTGKDYLFLTGTKI, from the coding sequence TTGAAAATATTTACAACCGAACCCATGACCGATATCCTCTCATGGGCACATAACACCCTCAAAGAAAACAATACGCTTACTTTTGAAGTCCTTAACCCCGACTTCGGCCGCGGACACTATGCGGGCGAAACTATAACCATTGGTGGAACCGACTATCTCTATCGCAGCTATAAAGCATGGAGTGATTTAGGGGAACTGCTGTTTTGCCGGATGCTGACCCCCAAAACAGTTACCGAACACACCGTCGCTATAACCTATGAGAAACTCGATCTCAGCGACTCGTTCCACGCAAGTGAAGCCAAAGAAGAAAAATACGGTACGGCATCCCGTTTCGCGGCGATCCATAAAAACGAAGAACCTGCATTTTTGAGCGCCTATTTGCGTGCCTTGCGAAGTGTCAAAGTCGGGGAGAGAAAACGGATTTTGAATCTGGGGATCAACACGGGAGACGAGTTCGACCTCATCCGTACACTCCTGCCTCATGAAGAGTATATGAATCTCTCCCTCATCGGTATCGACCACTCCGACAGTGCGATCACCGTTGCACGTGAACGGTTTAACGAGGGCAATGCCGCCTTTTATGTTCACGATATCAACGATCTCGCTTCACTGCATTTAGGACGTTTTGATCTCATCATCACAATCGGGACGTTGCAAAGCAGTACGTTGGAATTTAAATCACTTTTTGCCTCTTTAGTACAAGAGTACTTGAATAAAGAAGGGGCAATAATATTGGGATTTCCAAACTGCCGCTGGATGGGCGGAGAGATGATCTACGGTGCAAAAGCGCCGAACTACCCCTACTCGGAGATGTCGATACTGGTAAAAGACATTTACTATTGTAAAAAATATTTGCAGCAAAAGAAGTTCCGGGTAACCGTTACAGGAAAAGATTACCTCTTTCTAACCGGTACAAAAATATAG
- a CDS encoding WD40 repeat domain-containing protein yields MPLKTRLAQFESSIAFMMPLPSSKLGIVTAEHEIFFYNILTDTKEKILHLNVPKHSEFLYAFDSKHMRLVFGSKESNVLHIVDLNQKKLLNRFELDQQSPTAIAFSPDGSHFVCGTDQGRVLLWRYDTNTLVSRLHSFPEYSSLYTKPKINFVSALAFHNNLLASSGYGGNIVVTNYRSQTHTQRFHPGPMKNQAIVFYKDALISGNQDGVLLKISRNKKFPNQRVSTSLGPIVHLLNVGSTPYVLAASQQRSLTLINIETMKVFKERYIELESPITWVCKDADEHLFVGTQNGELYEFDLQPITQLDALIDSNAYVEAYRFCEEEPLLRESESYRVLESIFDNAMEKAKYALEKGNIDQAKEFLEPFKSVKSKDIAPLLNAFTYIERLKFLFDSRKFSPFYGLVESTPLLQTTTFYKQTEKIWTERFTKAQKLVLLGKIKEAQKELEPFASVNSKRPMIQLLLHHSDVLKTYSKAIHERDYHLLNHLTQQYSILRKLPSYTQLINEAGELENAIIEAFKNQAFDQASLLLHELGNIVQYEETYTQLKKFSTQASNLNHAITHQQWRSAYHILDSYPELMILPWAQELEYKWQEKLLLCEKYAVRGDIVSIKTTLENLMNLPERYERIGNILRMAYQIQLKVLQSKKQTTFSSGVVNYCKLFGVDTEIRHLLKKAKKENLATELDPSQLHLQKRDEWLHNLQSLPDHIV; encoded by the coding sequence ATGCCTCTCAAAACCCGCTTGGCGCAATTTGAATCATCTATCGCTTTCATGATGCCGTTACCATCCTCTAAGCTAGGGATCGTAACGGCCGAACATGAAATCTTTTTTTACAATATACTCACCGATACAAAAGAAAAGATACTCCATTTAAACGTCCCAAAACACTCCGAATTCCTTTATGCCTTTGATTCCAAACATATGCGGCTGGTATTCGGTTCAAAGGAAAGTAATGTTCTGCATATTGTTGACCTGAACCAAAAAAAGCTCCTCAACCGTTTTGAACTGGATCAACAATCCCCGACAGCCATCGCTTTTTCTCCCGACGGTTCTCATTTTGTGTGCGGTACGGATCAAGGCCGTGTTCTTTTATGGAGGTATGATACCAATACTCTGGTTTCCAGATTACACTCATTTCCCGAATACAGTTCGCTATACACAAAACCAAAAATAAACTTCGTTTCTGCCTTGGCATTTCATAATAATTTGCTTGCCAGTTCAGGGTATGGGGGAAACATCGTCGTCACGAATTATCGAAGTCAAACGCATACCCAACGGTTTCATCCCGGTCCGATGAAAAATCAGGCAATCGTCTTTTATAAAGATGCACTCATCAGTGGGAATCAAGACGGTGTTTTATTAAAGATTTCCCGAAATAAAAAATTTCCCAATCAAAGGGTTTCCACCTCTTTAGGCCCTATTGTCCACCTCTTGAACGTCGGGTCTACCCCCTATGTCCTGGCAGCATCTCAACAGCGTTCCCTAACCCTGATCAATATTGAAACGATGAAAGTTTTTAAAGAGCGCTATATTGAACTCGAATCTCCCATTACCTGGGTGTGTAAAGATGCCGACGAACATCTCTTTGTCGGAACACAAAACGGAGAACTCTATGAGTTTGATCTTCAACCGATCACTCAGCTGGATGCACTCATCGATTCAAATGCCTATGTGGAAGCCTATCGTTTTTGTGAAGAAGAACCGTTATTGCGGGAGAGCGAATCGTACAGGGTATTAGAATCCATCTTTGATAATGCAATGGAAAAAGCCAAATACGCATTAGAAAAGGGAAACATCGATCAGGCAAAAGAGTTTTTAGAACCTTTTAAAAGTGTCAAGTCCAAAGATATCGCACCGTTACTCAATGCATTCACTTACATTGAACGGCTCAAATTTCTGTTTGATAGCCGAAAGTTTTCCCCTTTTTACGGATTAGTTGAATCCACTCCGCTACTGCAAACAACTACCTTTTACAAACAAACGGAAAAAATTTGGACCGAGCGTTTTACAAAAGCACAAAAACTTGTTCTTCTCGGTAAAATAAAAGAGGCACAAAAGGAGCTTGAACCTTTCGCATCCGTAAACAGCAAACGCCCTATGATTCAACTTTTACTTCATCATTCAGATGTATTGAAAACCTATTCAAAAGCAATTCATGAGCGTGATTATCATCTTTTGAACCATTTGACCCAGCAGTATTCCATTTTGCGTAAACTCCCCTCATACACCCAACTGATCAACGAAGCGGGAGAGTTGGAAAACGCTATAATCGAAGCATTCAAAAATCAAGCTTTCGATCAGGCATCTTTATTGCTGCATGAACTGGGCAATATTGTCCAATACGAAGAAACATACACTCAGCTGAAAAAATTTTCAACTCAGGCATCCAATCTAAATCATGCCATTACCCATCAACAATGGCGTTCTGCCTATCATATACTCGATTCCTATCCTGAGCTGATGATTCTCCCTTGGGCACAGGAACTGGAATACAAATGGCAGGAAAAATTACTCTTGTGTGAAAAGTATGCCGTACGGGGTGATATTGTATCCATTAAAACAACGCTTGAAAATCTTATGAACCTTCCGGAGCGTTATGAGCGAATCGGAAATATTCTGCGAATGGCGTATCAAATACAGCTCAAAGTTTTGCAATCCAAAAAACAGACAACTTTTTCATCAGGAGTCGTCAATTATTGCAAATTATTCGGGGTCGACACTGAAATCCGTCATCTCTTAAAAAAGGCAAAAAAAGAGAACTTGGCAACGGAACTTGACCCTTCACAGCTGCATCTGCAAAAACGGGACGAATGGCTCCATAATCTGCAAAGTCTACCCGATCATATTGTTTGA
- a CDS encoding lytic transglycosylase domain-containing protein, producing the protein MKIRLAITILFSALCAFGRSDVESIDLSLQSLESNESILDTAVLDTTLDHYRGTIASLYKRYQATQNDLKPIEAKFSEAGIPLFFTMIPYSESKFNPHAKGYNTAGLWQFSKQSAKNFGLSVKKGNDGRLDINRSTDAVIRYIRSLKKEFGTWYLADFAYAMGEGNLKELIEKNKSKKISVLLKDPHFPSGTKAHFAKTLLMDAKIHYSKTDEEVNKDE; encoded by the coding sequence ATGAAAATACGCCTGGCGATCACTATCCTATTCTCGGCCCTATGTGCATTCGGAAGAAGCGATGTTGAATCGATTGATCTCTCGCTTCAGTCGTTAGAAAGTAATGAATCCATCCTCGATACGGCGGTTTTGGACACGACATTGGATCATTATCGCGGAACCATAGCCTCTCTTTATAAACGCTATCAAGCAACACAAAATGATTTAAAGCCTATCGAAGCCAAATTCAGCGAAGCCGGAATTCCGCTCTTTTTTACAATGATCCCCTACTCAGAATCAAAATTCAACCCTCATGCTAAAGGATACAATACTGCCGGTTTGTGGCAATTCAGTAAACAAAGTGCCAAAAACTTCGGGCTTTCGGTCAAAAAAGGCAATGACGGACGACTTGATATTAATCGCTCTACCGATGCGGTCATCCGTTATATCAGAAGTCTTAAAAAAGAGTTTGGAACGTGGTATCTGGCTGATTTTGCATACGCTATGGGAGAGGGCAATCTCAAAGAACTCATCGAAAAAAATAAGAGCAAGAAAATATCGGTACTACTAAAAGATCCCCATTTTCCATCAGGGACAAAAGCCCATTTCGCGAAGACTCTTTTAATGGATGCAAAAATACATTATTCGAAAACGGATGAGGAAGTAAATAAGGATGAATAG
- a CDS encoding outer membrane beta-barrel protein, with the protein MKFSMVTKAVLMTSLMFGSAVTAKEFKVLPILDNNFCPNIQVGLSTGYMNLKNVNAEGATVGIEISLDCPVFTLPWDNLRQQIMLNHFNSDGLEMTNLEFNPYYLISLGNNVEWGFGPGFGVIFSKAQKSDTVFTLQAGTGLKYNISKEVYTGADIRYQWTQKADLSDGYKEDLDNYRAQVKIGYRF; encoded by the coding sequence ATGAAGTTTTCAATGGTTACAAAAGCCGTTTTAATGACGTCTTTAATGTTCGGATCGGCAGTCACTGCTAAAGAATTCAAGGTTCTGCCGATTTTAGACAATAACTTTTGTCCAAACATACAGGTAGGGCTTTCTACCGGATATATGAACTTGAAAAATGTAAATGCTGAGGGGGCTACCGTAGGGATAGAAATTTCTCTTGACTGCCCCGTGTTCACCCTTCCATGGGATAACCTTCGACAGCAAATCATGTTGAACCATTTTAACAGTGACGGTTTGGAGATGACCAATCTCGAATTTAACCCTTATTATCTCATTAGCTTAGGCAATAATGTGGAGTGGGGATTCGGTCCGGGATTTGGTGTGATTTTTTCCAAAGCACAAAAAAGCGATACAGTATTTACTCTCCAGGCAGGAACCGGTTTGAAGTATAACATCAGCAAAGAGGTGTATACGGGCGCCGATATTCGATATCAATGGACTCAGAAAGCTGATCTCTCCGACGGATATAAAGAAGACCTTGATAATTATCGCGCACAGGTTAAAATCGGGTATCGATTCTAA
- a CDS encoding YebC/PmpR family DNA-binding transcriptional regulator: MGRAFEYRKAAKMKRWGNMSRVFPKLGKIITMAAKEGGEDPDMNPKLRTAILTAKAQNMPKDNIDAAIKRASGKDAISLAEMNIEGKGPHGALFFVECATDNNARTISNVRTIFGRAKGETLNNGSLEFMFSRKAVFRFPKPAMDLEELEFALIDAGLESIEEEEGEVSVYGEYTAFGALSAELEKMGITPDSAALERIANSPVEFSDEQMADIEKLIDKLEEDDDVQAVYTNIG; the protein is encoded by the coding sequence ATGGGAAGAGCGTTTGAATATCGCAAAGCGGCAAAAATGAAGCGATGGGGAAATATGTCGAGAGTATTTCCAAAACTGGGTAAAATCATTACGATGGCAGCAAAAGAGGGTGGGGAAGACCCCGATATGAATCCGAAACTTCGTACTGCTATTTTGACAGCCAAAGCGCAAAATATGCCAAAAGACAATATCGATGCGGCAATCAAACGGGCATCAGGTAAAGATGCTATTTCATTGGCTGAAATGAATATCGAAGGCAAAGGGCCGCACGGTGCTTTGTTTTTTGTAGAGTGTGCTACAGATAACAATGCACGTACTATTTCCAATGTTCGAACGATTTTCGGTCGTGCCAAAGGGGAAACACTCAACAATGGTTCATTGGAATTTATGTTCAGTCGTAAAGCGGTATTTCGATTTCCAAAACCGGCTATGGATTTGGAAGAACTCGAATTTGCACTCATAGATGCTGGATTGGAAAGCATTGAAGAAGAAGAGGGCGAAGTGAGTGTCTACGGTGAATACACCGCATTCGGAGCTTTATCCGCCGAACTAGAAAAAATGGGGATCACACCCGATAGTGCAGCCTTGGAGCGTATCGCAAACTCTCCGGTAGAGTTTAGTGATGAGCAAATGGCGGATATCGAAAAACTGATCGATAAGCTTGAAGAAGACGATGACGTCCAAGCGGTTTATACCAATATCGGATAA
- a CDS encoding EAL domain-containing protein has protein sequence MNLKNLLRRFFKHFSLTPLSLSLIYITVGSLWIVISGYLVKLFTQNPTLIYELELLKGFLFVFATGAVLYVLLRRWLNDLLSINTLLTKIIDTAPVRIFWKNKELEYLGCNTAFAKDAGKNSPEEIIGKNDYQLSWKEQAELYRADDRHVIDARELKLSFEEPQTTPDGGRIWLSTSKVPLVNQYDEVIGVLGIYDDITERKNIELALLREKTATQNYLDIVGVIILVLDTDKNVKLINQYGCEVIGYSAEEIIGKNWVEHFLPKRFQTKVDEVADSLTQEHKERITYFENPILTKSGEERLIAWRNTSLFDEKGNIIGLLTSGEDITERKKAEINLRATKERLKSIIANEPECVKLISREGKLLEMNPAGLAILEADTLQEAQKLSISDYLLPEYRADFMALHNRIMQGEKDKFEFEIIGLKGTHRWLETNAVPMHDSEGNITMMLGITRDITERKRNESELIKLSQALEQSPTSIIITDLNANIEYVNKAFSEMTGYTQSEVLGKNPRFLQSDKTSPGIYVNMWSNLIKGEIWNGELVNRNKDGSEYLHSFKISPIFGKDNQITHYMSLAEDITKKKEIENKIHYLANFDSLTGLPNREHMKEHFNHNLSLSKRNNRHFAIIFLDLDHFKEINDSLGHSYGDILLRDVSKRLKASIREEDTLSRLGGDEFILLLPDTDSIGAAQVTQKILEIIRPAFSIESHELSVTASLGIAIYPVDGTNMELLLKNADSAMYRAKQEGRDTYCFFTEEMQKRSTRNLLLNNALRHAINNNELSLVYQPQFSSANQKIIGAEALLRWNHPEFGIISPMEFIPIAENSGLILSIGEWVLRTAINQAKQWMDEGLEPIIMAVNLSAIQFKSPNLPFVIAEILQDVGLAPEYLELELTESVAMHDPHRAITIMNELHEKGIRMSIDDFGTGYSSLSYLKKFNIYKLKIDQSFVRDINVDPEDKAIVAAIINMAKSLGLLTIAEGVETIAQLEYLREQGCNEIQGYYFSKPLPKEAFELFREKHSASSMM, from the coding sequence ATGAATTTGAAAAATCTGCTACGCCGTTTTTTTAAACATTTTTCATTAACACCTCTTTCACTCTCATTGATTTATATAACGGTTGGTTCATTATGGATTGTAATTTCAGGGTATTTAGTCAAATTATTCACTCAAAACCCGACTCTTATCTATGAATTGGAGTTACTAAAAGGGTTTCTCTTTGTATTTGCAACCGGTGCCGTTTTATATGTTTTGCTGAGACGCTGGCTCAATGATCTTCTTTCCATCAACACTCTCCTTACCAAAATTATCGATACCGCCCCTGTAAGAATTTTTTGGAAAAACAAAGAGCTTGAGTATTTGGGATGCAACACTGCATTCGCGAAAGATGCCGGAAAGAACTCACCTGAAGAAATAATCGGAAAAAATGATTACCAACTCAGCTGGAAAGAACAAGCCGAATTGTACCGCGCCGATGATCGCCACGTCATTGATGCGAGGGAGTTGAAACTCTCTTTTGAAGAACCTCAAACAACACCGGATGGGGGAAGGATCTGGCTTAGCACGTCGAAAGTCCCTCTCGTCAACCAATATGATGAAGTTATCGGCGTATTAGGAATCTATGACGATATCACCGAACGAAAAAATATTGAACTGGCTTTGCTAAGAGAAAAAACTGCTACGCAAAACTATCTCGATATAGTCGGCGTCATTATTCTGGTGCTCGACACCGATAAGAATGTCAAGCTTATCAACCAATACGGATGCGAAGTGATCGGATACTCAGCCGAAGAGATAATAGGGAAGAACTGGGTCGAACATTTTCTTCCGAAACGGTTCCAGACAAAAGTCGATGAAGTAGCCGATTCTCTAACGCAAGAACATAAAGAAAGAATTACCTATTTCGAAAATCCGATTCTCACCAAAAGCGGCGAAGAGAGGTTAATTGCTTGGCGTAACACATCACTTTTTGATGAGAAAGGAAATATCATCGGTCTTTTGACGTCGGGGGAAGACATTACCGAACGCAAAAAAGCCGAAATCAATCTGCGCGCAACCAAAGAACGTCTAAAATCCATTATCGCCAACGAACCTGAATGCGTCAAACTGATTTCACGCGAGGGGAAACTGCTCGAGATGAATCCGGCGGGATTAGCAATACTCGAAGCCGATACTCTTCAAGAAGCACAAAAACTTTCTATTTCCGATTATCTCCTCCCCGAATATCGCGCTGATTTTATGGCCCTTCACAACCGTATCATGCAGGGAGAAAAAGATAAATTCGAATTTGAGATCATCGGCCTCAAAGGGACACACAGATGGCTCGAAACCAATGCCGTTCCGATGCACGATTCCGAGGGGAATATCACCATGATGCTCGGAATTACCCGAGACATCACCGAACGTAAACGTAACGAAAGCGAACTCATCAAATTATCCCAAGCATTGGAACAAAGCCCGACATCTATCATTATCACCGATCTTAATGCTAATATCGAGTACGTCAACAAAGCCTTCAGTGAAATGACCGGATATACTCAATCAGAAGTGCTTGGCAAAAACCCCCGCTTTTTACAGTCTGACAAAACATCACCCGGTATTTATGTCAACATGTGGTCGAACTTAATAAAAGGAGAAATATGGAATGGAGAATTGGTTAACCGTAATAAAGACGGAAGCGAATATCTTCATTCCTTTAAAATTTCCCCGATTTTCGGAAAGGACAATCAAATCACCCATTATATGTCTTTAGCTGAAGACATAACCAAAAAAAAAGAGATCGAAAATAAAATACACTATCTGGCCAATTTTGATTCCCTAACAGGTTTACCAAATCGTGAACATATGAAAGAGCACTTTAACCACAATTTGAGTCTTTCTAAACGAAATAACCGGCACTTTGCTATCATATTTCTCGATCTTGATCATTTTAAAGAGATCAACGATTCTCTCGGGCATAGCTATGGTGATATACTGCTCCGAGACGTGAGCAAACGGCTTAAAGCTTCTATTAGAGAAGAAGACACTCTCTCCCGCTTGGGCGGTGATGAATTTATTTTACTCCTGCCTGATACCGACAGCATCGGTGCTGCTCAAGTTACCCAGAAGATTTTAGAAATCATTAGACCTGCTTTTTCTATCGAAAGTCACGAACTCTCTGTCACGGCCTCTCTCGGTATCGCCATTTACCCTGTAGACGGTACCAATATGGAACTGCTTCTGAAAAATGCCGACTCTGCTATGTATCGGGCAAAGCAAGAAGGGCGAGATACCTACTGCTTCTTTACAGAAGAAATGCAAAAGAGATCAACACGCAATCTTCTCTTGAACAATGCATTACGTCATGCTATCAATAACAACGAACTTTCTCTCGTCTATCAACCTCAATTTTCGTCTGCAAATCAAAAAATCATCGGGGCTGAAGCTCTCTTACGCTGGAATCATCCTGAATTTGGGATCATTTCCCCTATGGAATTTATCCCCATTGCCGAAAACAGCGGACTGATTTTATCGATAGGCGAATGGGTACTGCGCACTGCAATCAATCAAGCCAAACAATGGATGGATGAAGGATTGGAGCCGATTATAATGGCTGTCAATCTTTCGGCGATACAGTTTAAGTCGCCTAATTTGCCTTTTGTAATCGCCGAGATACTTCAAGATGTAGGATTAGCACCTGAATATCTCGAACTTGAATTAACTGAAAGTGTCGCGATGCACGATCCGCACAGAGCTATTACCATCATGAATGAGTTACATGAAAAAGGGATCCGAATGTCTATCGATGATTTCGGTACCGGATATTCATCCCTAAGCTATCTCAAAAAATTCAATATCTATAAACTGAAAATCGACCAATCCTTTGTTCGGGATATCAACGTCGATCCAGAAGACAAAGCAATCGTCGCAGCTATCATCAATATGGCAAAAAGTTTGGGACTTCTCACCATTGCCGAGGGAGTTGAGACGATTGCACAGCTGGAGTATCTAAGAGAGCAAGGATGCAATGAAATCCAAGGATACTATTTTTCAAAACCGCTTCCAAAAGAAGCGTTTGAACTATTTAGAGAGAAACACTCCGCATCCTCGATGATGTGA